The genomic segment tttttttaaaaaaatactgaattatggggtgcctgggtggctcagttggttaagcatctgactcttgattcaggctctggtcatgatgttgcagttcatgcgtctgagccccgtgttggtctctgtgctgacagtgcgagcctgcttgggattctctctccccctctctctctctctgccctcccgcccccaactatctctctctctctctctctctctctctctctctctctctctctcagtaaataaataaacttaaaaaaaaataaaaaatactgaatcaTGAAGTTGTTCACTTGAcactaacataatgttatatgtcaattatacctcaatttaaaaactaaaaaccaaaactgTGACCGTGAAAAATCTCTGATTGCAAAAGCCATGTTTTTTCAGTGTAAACATCCATGGAGGACCCATTGGGAACTAAAACAAGATACAAGTATGGTGTGTGtagggtggggacaggggtgaTTAATAGAAGGACTCACTTTGTGATGGATCCAGAGtcatctgaaaagacattttctatAGACAGGTGAAGTTTCTGCAAATTTTGGCAATGTTTCATACAGAATGCTGATATTACCAATTCTTCAATGTTACCAATGTAAATATCAACTTCCTCGAAGAAATCCATCACTTGTCTTACAAACTCTTTCTCATGGGTCTCAAACAAACCGCTGAACAATTCCTGGAAATTCACCACAACCTGATTGGTGTCACATTGACTTAAACTTTTAAGGCACTGGGTTATTTCCTGCCTTATCTCTTTGGACAGGAGAAAACCAAAGGACGTCTCCAGCATGTTGGTTATTTTTCCAGTTGAAACTCCAAACAAGAATGTTATCATCTGGGACAAGTGGCTCTGGACCCGACTCACACCTGCTGTTACAAGCTGGGTCACACTTCCAATGGCCGGGTCAGGATTGTCCTCGGGTTGTCTGAGCAGATAGAACATGGCAGCACAAAACTCTTGGATGCACAAATGCTTGAAGGTAAAACAGTGGCCGTTCCTGAGAAGGAGTCTCATGCCCACCCACATCAAGGTATCGGACTCAGATACCCCACTCCTCCTGAGGTCCCCGTGGCGAAACACAAATGTGCGCGTCCATATTCCCTCTGCAGCCAAGGTACACAGGCCTTTCAgtcgggctctgctctgcttGGGGGGACAGTTTTCATTTCTTGACTTGAATACGTTAATTAAAAAGGATGCATACAAAGAAGTGGTGCTTTCAGACGCAACCTCAAggtcttttcctttctccagctGCCATTTCATACAAGTACAGACCAGCCAGCATACAAGAGGATTATGGCAGAACATACAGAGCGGAACGTTGTCCCTCACAAAACTGAAGGCTTTCATGGCTTTGCTCCTCTCGCGGAAGAAATGGTAGAAATACAGCTTCCTTTCATGATGAGAGAATCCTGGGAGGACTATGTATTTTGGATGCTGCAACAGGAAATAATATCTTCTCATGCCCACTGTTCCCAATGCGACAAGCAGAGAAGACTTTGGAAGCATTTTTCTCTGCAGCAAACTCCTCACGATAATCTGCATTGGCTTCCGCTGCTTCTGGTCATCGCACAGCTGAGTCGTAATCTCCAAATCAAACTTGAGTTCCTCAAAGCCGTCCATGATGAACAGGATCCTCTCTTGCTGGGAAAAAATGTCCTCGACTGGCTCTGAAGACTGAGGCCAGTCCCTGGAGATGAGCTCCACTAAGCTGGTCTCTGCAATGGCGTTCATTTCACAGCCATTGAGGAAGAAGATAAATGCGAATCTGTCCTTCCAAAGGTTGCCCTCTGCCCATTCCAGTACGGCTTTCCTCAAAAGGGTGGTTTTGCCAATCCCTTCTGGACCTTGCAAGACCACCGTGGGTGTGGGCTCTCCAGCCTGGCTGGCAGGATATGCAGCCTTCAGGGTTTCATACTCATTCTTTGTGGTTTCTTTATAGAAATCACTGGGAACTGGAAGGCAGGTTTCTTTCTCCCATATGAGACGGAATTTTTCTCTCATGTGGTTTCTGTATGGGTTTGGTTTATCTGAGTAGACAGGGGTAGAATACCagatagttaaaaattttttttaaaagggtcaCTCATTCTTTGACACCCAGAATGATCCCTAGAGATTTACTTGACCACCTGTATGAAGACTATGGTCTGTCCATGGATGGCCAGGCTAATTAACTTAGTTTTTATTAGGACCATAAGCCATCTCAAATCACATCCATGTAAGCACCTAGCCCAAACCAGAAGTCTATCTCAGAGCTACAAGGCAATATATTGTGTGAATGCTTCAGAGTCACATTCAAAATCTCCCCAGTGAAGAATCCCATAACCACTATCGTTTACTGAGTGTCTGCCAGGAACCAGGGCTGAGAATGTTACTATGGTTACTATGTCTTTCATGTCAACAACCCATCGAGATTTGTTCTACTCCCACTTTACCCaaaaaaatcagagagggagAATGTTGTCTCTTGATTAATTTGCGCTAGTGAATAACTATTAGGGTCAGGTGCCTGTTGCACATCTGTCTGATTTGAAACCATAAGGTCTAAGCTATTTCTGTTCTGCCATGCTGACTGCAGGTTAATTTCAGAAACGCACCCCTGAATCATCATTCTTCCAACCCACCCTTACGATGTTCCTGCCATGTTCAAGGCAACACATTACAGGaggttaaataaaatgacaaatgtgGTCAAGGACCATAGCCTGCATCGGAGAAATCTACACCACAGTAGGGGAGGTTCTTCTGCATGTTTTCCAAGCAAAGGGCACTGATGGTTTTGTCCAAGGATGTAGGACTAGATAACACTCTTGGAATGTAGCGAcggcccttcctctctctggggcAGAGGAAGATTTGTTTCTAAAATCAGGTGTTTCAGGGcatgtgggtagctcagtcggttaaggatctgactctttcTATGCCCCTACTCAGCAGGAAGAAGCTATGGAAGATGAGAGCTTCTACCTTCAACAACCTTAAAGATTTAAAGGTTGAGAGAGTGTAAAGCAGGCTGAGGAAAAACACAAGATAGCACTGCCCTCCCCCAGGTGGGACAtatgtgatattccttggacactcccagctacccaaaaacaagaaaggacaaaaaacaaatggtgAAACTGATAACAGTCTccaccagtttaccagaaaaaggcaatcccatcatagcctaaagtccaggaactccctactgtgtCAATGTTAATGCCTTGCTAGagagaaaaacaaccttagcttgacaacagctaggcctccagtaagtctgtagcatgtgaaagtctctttggaaattcCCCCTAGACTTTATCTCCCTGGACTCCATCAATagtgccccccccacacacacacttatagtGCATCTCTTCCTGCccgtgggtcctgtccccgtgctttaataaaatcacctttttgcatgaaaagaataaagaagggatctgactcttgatttcggctcaggtcatgatctcacagttagtgagttcaagccccatatcaggctctgcactgacattgcggaatctgcttgggattctctctctccacccactcccctctctgctccccctctgcttgcgcgctctctctctctctctgtcaaaataaacaaactttaaaaagtaataattaaaaacgTTTTCACAATAAAAACGGATGTTTCTTTCCCCTCTGGAGAAATTTAGACATGTCTCTCGCTCCCTGGAGACTTGCCAGGGTAATAAAGCTAATGTCAGTccctggagggcagagggcagggctgtCAACGGGTGTTAGGTAAGGTCGGGATGTCTGACTCTCCAGGCTCCTCAACTATGTCTCAGATCTATCTGAGCCCACCTCCAAACCCTCCCTCTGCAGCCCCAGGGAGACTCAAAGGACAAGAAGAACTAATGTGAACATAAATCTCATTTCCTGTTATTCAGGGAGCAATGAATCTTCTAAATCCATCTGGCTCATTCTGTCCTCACGGACCACATTTATGGACATGTGGCACGCTGGTCCAACAGCAGCTTGCTGCCTAGGAATAGCCGTGGCAATTGACAGTCCAGCCACTGCGTGATGGGTCCGCAGCCCAGCAGACATGCCTTGGTTCAACTACTTTGCATCGTGAGACTTTAGGACTATTATAATCCATCTGAATCTTGGCTTACTTACCAGAATAGGAAGTCTACTCCCACAAGTAGATAAAAATCAATGAGAGAATAACATGTAAAATTGGGCAAAGCATCCTGCAACTTGAGTTACTGTAtcaaaggtaaattttaaaacaatgacttttccggcaatagccaaagtatggaaagagcccaaatgtccatcaatggatgaatggataaagaaaatgtggtgtggtgtgtgtgtggtgtgtggtgtgtgtgtgtggaaagagcccaaatgtccatcaatggatgaatggataaagaaaatgtggtgtggtGTGTATATTGCCTTGTAGCTCTGAGATAGACTTCTGGTTTGGGCTAGGTGCTTACATGGACGTGATTTGAGATAGCTTATGGTCCTAATAAAAACTAAGTTAATTAGCCTGGCCATCCATGGACACACAATGGGGTATTatttagcaatcaaaaagaatgaaatcttgccatttgcaaaaacatggatggaagtaaagtggattatgctaagcaaaattagtcactCAGAAAAAGatacatatcatatgatttcactcatatgtgggatttaagaaatacaacagatggggcgcctgggtggctcggtcggttaagcgtctgacttcagctcaggtcatgatctcacggtccgtgggttcgagccctgcgtcgggctctgtgctgaccgctcagagcctggagcctgtttcagattctgtgtctccctctctctgtgaccctcccccattcatgctctgtctctctctgtctctctctgtctcaaaaataaataaatgttaaaaaaaattttttttttaaagaaatacaacagatgaacataagggaagggaagcaaaaataatataaaaacagggaggaggacaaaccataagagactcttaaatacagaaaacaaactgagggttgctggaggaggggtgagtggggagatgggctaattgagtgatgggcattaaggagagcacttgaggggtgcctgggtggctcagtcggatgagcatctggcttcagctcaggtcatgatctcacagtttgtgggttcgagccctgcatcgggctctgtgctgacggctcagagcctgaagcctgcttcgaattctgtgtctccctctctctctgctcctcccccactcatgctctgtctctctccttcaaaaacaaataaaaactttttttttaatttaaaaataaaaaaaaggagggcacttgatgtgatgagcactgggtattatatgtaggtAGCGAATCaatggattctactcctgaagtcattattgcactgtatattaactaacttggatgtaaattttaaaaaaataaattttttaaaaatgaaaaaaaaaaattacttgtctggaggcacctgggtggctcagttaagcgactgattcttggttttggttcaggtcatgatttcgtggtttgtgagttcaagtcccacgaggggccctgcactgatggtgcgaaacctgcttgggattctctctctccctctgccccttcttcgCACgtgctgtctcagtctctctcaaaataaataaataaacttttttaaaaaaagaaatactggggcgcttgggtggcgcagtcggttaagcgtccgacttcagccaggtcacgatctcgcgttccgggagttcgagccccgcgtggggctctgggctgatggctcagagcctggagcctgtttccgattctgtgtctccctctctctctgcccctcccccgttcatgctctgtctctctctgtcccaaaaataaataaacgttgaaaaaaaaaattttttttaaagaaatacttttttttttttaaatgtctgacattttgtctctctctttttttttttttaaagagtatccTTCCAGCAGAGGGTGTAAATGAGCCATCAATGAGTCAAAAAATAACTgatttggaaaagtgtctgttcatgtcttctgcccatttcttcactggattatttgcttttcaggcgtggagtttggtgagttctttatagataaattatggaaagagcctaaatgtccatcaactgacgaatggataaagaagatgtggtttatatatacatggaatactccttggcaatgagaaagaatggaatctggccatttgcagcaacatggatggaactgaagggtattatgctaagtgaaataagtcagagaaagacagatatcacatgttttcattcatatgtggatcttgagaaacttaacagaagaccatgggggaggaaaagggggaaaaaaagttacagagagggagggagacaaaccataagagactcttaaagacagagaacaaactgagggtggatggggggagctggtggggaagaggggaaagtgggtgaagggcattgaggagggcacctgttgggatgagcactgagtgttgtatggaaaccaatttgacaaattatatattttttttaaataactgatttgggggcacatgggtggctcagttggctaagtgttcaactttggctcaggtcatgatctcgaggctcatgagttcaagccccacgttgggctctgtgctgacagctcggagcctggagcctgcttcggattctgtgtctccctctctgtctgcccctcccctgctcacgccctgtctctcaagtctctccctgtctctcaaaaatgttaacaaataaaaataaaaaagaattaaaaaaaataactaatgtCAAGTCAGACCTGTCCCTGCTGAAAAAGCCATCTAACATGAGGAAATGCTGTTGGGACCATGGTTTTTCCATTTGTAAACCTCAGGATAGTGGTGGGAATAAAAAGATATTAGGCATCAGTAGCACTTACAGTAGTGCCAGGGACATAAGCTGTCTCTGATTATTTCCTAATGTTAGGATTCTGCCTCATCCCTGGAGCAGGTCTATTCAAAAGGACAGTCAACTACCATAATGCAACTCTATCTCAGCACACCTGGTGATGGACACCCGGAGCATCCCTCTTAAGAGCACGGGGCTCAGCTCCTGACAGGAAAATGGGGAGACGCCCCTTAGATGAACAGGACACTACCCGCCCACAGGCCATCACTGGCCCATGCATGGCCAGAGTTGCCTTACAATTCCATGACCTCCAAGGCTCCCTTGATCCACAATGCATTCTCAACTGATGGAGAGTAGCCACTAATTTAATACTATCCCCTTCATTCTCACAAGGTTCCAGTGAACCAAGCTTCTTCCACGGGTCCCTGCCCCCTTCATCCTCTTACACTTACTTCTGATCTCTTCCTGAGCCTTTGTCCAGAGGTCACGCCGCTCAATCTGTAGAAACAGGTTCAGTGTCAGCTCCCATGCCTGCTTTCCTGGGTAGTGTTTGCCCAACAGCTTTGCTACATCTTCTCTTGAAGCCTTCTTTAACTCGGTCCACGGGATTGGCTTGAGCTCAAGTTGCAGAGGTTCTTGCTTGAGGAGTTCCTTAAATTTCCAGAACTCTTCCTTTCTGAGCTCCTCCAGGTACCACAATAAGCCAAAGTCCGAAAAAAAGGATTCAGCCATCTTGCCCTGGGGTTGTGAACTTGGAAAtctccagagagaaaaaaattcctcaaaaacAAGGATTAAGTAGTACCTGAGGGAGAATGATGCGATTACAGAGATAAATCTGCAGTTGAGAGTGGCTTAAAATTATTGCTAATCctgctgaggcacctgggtggctcagtgggttaagcatacgactatgtcagactcttgatttcggctcaggtcatgatctcacagttcctgagatcaagcgatgagtcaggctctgcactgactcccaagagtctgcttgggattctctctcccgctctctgccccgcccctgctcgctttctctttctcaaaataaattaaaaacataaaataaaataaactctgggGCACCCAGAGTTTCCTCCCTCTTTCATAAATCCCCCTtgctaaaattctgtttttcatatcTCTCCCCAGGTCATGTGCATCTCACAAGTCAGAACTGACAGACCAACCGAGTCTGAGAAATAGCTCTCTGGTGTTTTCACCCTCTCTCCTTAGTTTATCTGATACGTGAGGTCCTCCAATTCTCCATGTCCCCGgttacattttagaaatacagGGGGCCCCGGGTCAGCCTGAAGAGTCCCGTCCTGTCACctagagttgggggggggggggggaagacaacTTCTCTGTGACCTAAAATGCTTGTCACATTGgtacatccttgccaaaactAGGGGGCAGGGCTTGAGCATTTCTGGTACCCCTCTACCTGGCTCTTTATGCACGCCAGATCTGCACTAAGTGCTGAAagggagaaacaaaggaaaaaagaaagatcaaggaGAAGACGTCCTCACCCAATCCGGCCCCCGGTCCTCCTGGCTGGTCTCCATCAAAGAACAGCTGTGGCAGCCACACTAAAAGTCTGTGCCTGAACTTTGATTGGCCATAAAATCTCTCCTTCCCCATTGGCTGGCATGACTCTTGATCGCCTACACTCTGGAGGTGATGGGAAACCATTGAGGCGTGTTCTCTCCACCTCAGGTGTGAGCAATCTTCCTTCAGGCATTGCTGACGGCTGCTGACTGATGGATTTTCTGATGACACTACTAATTACATCCCCCTGTGTGATATAACCACCGGGCTTCTGTGGGCAATCTTCTCCCACAGGAGCCACTCTCTCCTGATCTGAATATCTGACTTCTGCTGTCCCATCATCTTGTGCAATTTCTTAAACTTCCACAACAGCACCTACAATGAGGAGCatctatagatgaggaaaccgatGAGTATTCTCGAATAACTCGCCAGGGATGGAAAAGGCAGAAGTTAGATCTTaggaatgtctttctttttattactgtgataagaacacttaagatGACACCTGTACCCTTAACAAAGTCTTCAGTGCACAATACCGTGTTGTTAACTGTAGACACAACATTGCACACCACAGCCCTAGA from the Prionailurus viverrinus isolate Anna chromosome E2, UM_Priviv_1.0, whole genome shotgun sequence genome contains:
- the NLRP9 gene encoding NACHT, LRR and PYD domains-containing protein 9, with amino-acid sequence MAESFFSDFGLLWYLEELRKEEFWKFKELLKQEPLQLELKPIPWTELKKASREDVAKLLGKHYPGKQAWELTLNLFLQIERRDLWTKAQEEIRNKPNPYRNHMREKFRLIWEKETCLPVPSDFYKETTKNEYETLKAAYPASQAGEPTPTVVLQGPEGIGKTTLLRKAVLEWAEGNLWKDRFAFIFFLNGCEMNAIAETSLVELISRDWPQSSEPVEDIFSQQERILFIMDGFEELKFDLEITTQLCDDQKQRKPMQIIVRSLLQRKMLPKSSLLVALGTVGMRRYYFLLQHPKYIVLPGFSHHERKLYFYHFFRERSKAMKAFSFVRDNVPLCMFCHNPLVCWLVCTCMKWQLEKGKDLEVASESTTSLYASFLINVFKSRNENCPPKQSRARLKGLCTLAAEGIWTRTFVFRHGDLRRSGVSESDTLMWVGMRLLLRNGHCFTFKHLCIQEFCAAMFYLLRQPEDNPDPAIGSVTQLVTAGVSRVQSHLSQMITFLFGVSTGKITNMLETSFGFLLSKEIRQEITQCLKSLSQCDTNQVVVNFQELFSGLFETHEKEFVRQVMDFFEEVDIYIGNIEELVISAFCMKHCQNLQKLHLSIENVFSDDSGSITNDEEKLSFWKDLCSVFTANKNFQMLDLDNCMFDEPSLEILWKALAHPVCKLQKLGYNFASYVGNGPDFFEAVLHNAYLKCLNLHGTRLSLVNVRQLCETLKHPVCIVEQLMLGRCDITAKACDDIASVLVCNKKLKLLSLVENPLRNEGMLMLCDALKHPDCALETLLLMCCGLTSVACDYLSQALVCNTSLSVLDLESNLLEDSGVASLCEALKHPNCNIEQLWLSDCYLTPLCCKHLSAVLVCNEKLKTLKLGSNDIQDAGVKELCEALKHPNCKVETLGLEICHLTTACCEALASALTGCKSLRNLNLDWISLDHDGAVVLCEAMCHLDCTLQRLGLDKSAFDEETQMLLTAVEEKNPHLTISHQLWVNEEYRVRGVLS